The following coding sequences are from one Rutidosis leptorrhynchoides isolate AG116_Rl617_1_P2 chromosome 11, CSIRO_AGI_Rlap_v1, whole genome shotgun sequence window:
- the LOC139876130 gene encoding uncharacterized mitochondrial protein AtMg00240-like, whose amino-acid sequence MASRPDIMFATCLCARNQAYPNVNHMLAAKKIMRYLKGTPSLGLWYPRKDGFDLTAYSDSDYGGCKIDFKSTCGGCQFLGSRLTKHIRIKYYFIRDCYEKKLIDVLQIGTTTQRADLFTKAFDRLRFLFLLNVLGVKERAEVVSDKELLK is encoded by the exons ATGGCATCTCGCCCAGATATCATGTTCGCGACTTGTTTGTGCGCTCGCAATCAAGCATACCCGAACGTGAATCATATGTTAGCAGCAAAGAAGATCATGCGTTATCTTAAGGGGACTCCAAGTTTGGGCTTATGGTATCCGAGAAAGGATGGGTTTGATCTAACAGCATACAGTGATTCTGATTACGGGGGTTGCAAAATAGATTTCAAATCAACCTGCGGTGGTTGTCAATTTTTAGGTAGTAGGCTG ACCAAACACATAAGGATCAAGTATTATTTCATTAGGGATTGTTATGAAAAGAAGCTAATAGATGTCCTGCAAATAGGTACAACAACCCAACGGGCTGATTTGTTTACTAAAGCTTTTGACCGACTTCGTTTCCTATTCCTGTTAAATGTGTTAGGAGTAAAAGAAAGGGCGGAGGTTGTGTCTGATAAGGAGTTACTAAAGTAA